Proteins encoded together in one Fimbriiglobus ruber window:
- a CDS encoding sugar phosphate isomerase/epimerase family protein has product MLPLTRRGFLRASAAGAAVLPALPAWAIDPIKRPSAKPDLKLSLAAYSFRQALDLKKPTMTMFEFIDLAAELPLDAVELTSYYFAETTPEYLDKLKAHATKKKLAISGVPVGNNFCLRDEAKRRVEIDKVKAWTERAARLGAQTVRIFAGNLEKGDTLEQAQGRVVAAVNDCCEVAVKHGILLALENHGGITATPEQLLALVKPVNSPALGVNIDTGNFRTPDPYADVAKIAPYGVVSQVKTEVNPTGKKTEEADLGRMIKILKDANFHGYVALEYEAKEDAKTAVPRYVRELRKLIG; this is encoded by the coding sequence ATGCTCCCACTGACCCGCCGCGGATTCCTTCGCGCGTCCGCCGCCGGTGCGGCCGTTTTGCCCGCGCTGCCGGCCTGGGCCATCGACCCCATCAAGCGGCCGTCGGCCAAGCCGGACCTGAAGCTCAGCCTGGCCGCGTACAGCTTCCGCCAGGCGCTCGACCTGAAGAAGCCCACGATGACGATGTTCGAGTTCATCGACCTTGCCGCCGAGTTGCCGCTCGACGCGGTCGAACTCACGTCGTACTACTTCGCCGAAACCACGCCGGAATACCTGGACAAGCTCAAGGCTCACGCGACGAAGAAGAAACTCGCGATCTCGGGCGTCCCGGTCGGCAACAACTTCTGCCTCCGCGACGAGGCCAAGCGGCGGGTCGAGATCGACAAGGTCAAGGCGTGGACCGAGCGGGCGGCCCGCCTCGGCGCCCAGACGGTTCGCATCTTCGCGGGGAATCTGGAGAAGGGGGACACGCTCGAACAGGCCCAGGGGCGGGTCGTGGCCGCAGTGAACGACTGCTGCGAGGTGGCGGTCAAGCACGGCATCCTGCTCGCACTGGAGAACCACGGCGGGATCACGGCCACGCCGGAACAGCTCCTCGCACTGGTCAAGCCGGTCAACAGCCCGGCCCTCGGCGTGAACATCGACACCGGCAACTTCCGCACGCCCGATCCCTACGCGGACGTGGCGAAGATCGCGCCTTACGGCGTCGTCTCCCAGGTCAAAACCGAAGTGAACCCGACCGGCAAGAAGACCGAGGAAGCGGACCTCGGGCGGATGATCAAGATCCTCAAAGATGCGAACTTCCACGGATACGTCGCCCTCGAATACGAGGCGAAGGAAGACGCCAAGACGGCCGTCCCGCGGTACGTGCGCGAGCTACGTAAGTTGATCGGGTAG
- a CDS encoding tetratricopeptide repeat protein: MAVGVVVLAAVWGFGREGWAYWQERSAKTALEDENLDEASRHIGLALRVRSGRVSTNFLAARIDRARREYAEAEQHLVRCKELGGMTEPLQMEWLLLRCEKGDVDELAPGLLAAVEQNHPESPAILEAMALVYMRQARYHEAKQALNKWVELAPKSSRARDWRGWVYNQLDERGPGIEDYSRALELRPTLSAVRLRLAQLLIDSSRHLEALPHLERLHAEQPDDPDVMVGLAACRAIELKTPDARQLLDRVLAAHPNHFGALVLYGDLERQEERYAEAERWLRKALEQKPRDPTARYSLHLVLLAQPARQKDAEEERVRWEQDRDSVIRLGRLLRTELVDHPNDPDLAAEAGELLIQVGEEQRGLVWLNKALAIDPRHLPSHKSLLAYYEKIHDATRAAAHRQFLSGAGK; this comes from the coding sequence GTGGCGGTGGGAGTCGTCGTACTCGCGGCCGTTTGGGGCTTCGGCCGCGAGGGGTGGGCCTACTGGCAGGAACGATCGGCCAAAACGGCCCTGGAAGACGAAAACCTGGACGAAGCGAGCCGACACATCGGTCTCGCCTTGCGGGTTCGGTCCGGCCGCGTCTCGACGAATTTTCTGGCCGCACGAATTGACCGGGCCCGGCGAGAGTACGCGGAGGCGGAACAACACCTCGTTCGCTGCAAAGAATTGGGCGGCATGACGGAACCGCTTCAAATGGAATGGCTCTTGTTGCGCTGCGAGAAAGGCGACGTGGACGAACTCGCCCCCGGTCTATTGGCGGCCGTCGAACAAAACCATCCGGAATCGCCGGCCATCCTCGAAGCGATGGCCCTGGTCTACATGAGACAGGCCCGCTACCACGAAGCCAAGCAGGCGTTAAACAAGTGGGTCGAACTCGCCCCCAAATCCTCCCGCGCACGCGACTGGCGCGGGTGGGTGTACAACCAGCTGGACGAACGTGGGCCGGGCATTGAGGACTACTCGCGGGCGCTGGAATTGCGACCTACGCTGTCGGCCGTTCGGCTCCGATTAGCCCAGCTCCTGATTGACAGCTCGCGGCACCTGGAAGCCTTACCCCATCTCGAACGGTTGCACGCGGAACAACCCGATGACCCGGACGTCATGGTCGGGTTGGCGGCGTGTCGCGCCATAGAACTCAAGACCCCCGACGCGAGGCAACTCCTGGACCGGGTTTTGGCCGCCCATCCGAATCATTTCGGGGCTCTGGTTCTGTACGGCGACCTGGAGCGGCAGGAGGAACGGTACGCCGAGGCCGAGCGCTGGCTGAGGAAGGCGCTGGAGCAAAAGCCTCGCGACCCGACGGCACGATATTCGCTCCACCTCGTTTTGCTCGCGCAACCCGCGCGTCAAAAGGATGCCGAGGAGGAACGCGTTCGTTGGGAGCAAGATCGTGATAGCGTGATTCGATTGGGCCGCCTCTTACGTACCGAGCTGGTCGACCACCCGAACGACCCCGATTTGGCAGCCGAGGCGGGCGAATTACTGATCCAAGTTGGCGAGGAACAGCGGGGATTGGTTTGGTTGAATAAGGCCCTGGCGATCGACCCGCGTCATTTACCGAGCCACAAATCGTTGCTGGCTTATTACGAGAAAATCCACGACGCAACGCGTGCCGCCGCGCACCGGCAATTTCTCTCGGGCGCGGGAAAATAA
- a CDS encoding response regulator transcription factor: MTATDLAHPVLGGLPVLVVESCEESAATMTALLRMYGYDARTARTGRAALAAVDQTHPAVVLIDLDLPDAAGCDVIRQIRSRPAAPEVIVVTAHTTRTRRQEATAAGAHAVLLKPAEASELVALIQLLTVTAKS, encoded by the coding sequence ATGACCGCGACCGATTTGGCACACCCTGTTCTCGGCGGACTGCCCGTGTTGGTGGTGGAGTCCTGCGAGGAGTCCGCGGCGACCATGACGGCGCTCCTACGCATGTACGGGTACGACGCGCGCACCGCCCGGACCGGCCGGGCCGCTCTTGCGGCCGTAGATCAAACGCACCCGGCCGTCGTCCTGATCGACCTCGACCTGCCGGACGCGGCCGGGTGTGACGTGATCCGCCAGATTCGCTCGCGCCCGGCGGCCCCGGAAGTGATCGTCGTCACCGCGCACACGACACGCACCCGCCGGCAGGAAGCGACCGCCGCCGGGGCGCATGCGGTCTTGCTCAAGCCGGCGGAAGCGAGTGAATTGGTTGCCTTGATCCAGCTACTGACGGTTACCGCGAAGTCGTAA
- a CDS encoding DUF2721 domain-containing protein: MDPLSANPFAVLTFIAAPAILTNASSVMALGTSNRFARVIDRIRALAAELSARHDFPQDVVASKVRQLTYVNRRARYLVRALTTFYLSLGAFAAASFASLIGAVFVIAHQDVPRDAAMLVAFVCGATGVGGLVAGSLILVRETRLTLAYLREETDLLAKDIYIPQPEEDRK; the protein is encoded by the coding sequence ATGGACCCGTTGTCGGCCAACCCTTTCGCGGTACTCACCTTCATCGCGGCGCCCGCCATCCTGACCAACGCATCGTCCGTCATGGCCCTCGGCACGTCGAACCGCTTCGCCCGAGTCATCGACCGCATCCGGGCGCTCGCGGCCGAACTCTCGGCCCGGCACGACTTCCCGCAAGACGTGGTCGCCTCAAAGGTTCGTCAGCTCACATACGTTAACCGCCGCGCGCGGTATTTGGTCCGCGCCCTGACGACGTTTTACCTGTCGCTCGGGGCCTTCGCGGCGGCCAGTTTCGCGTCACTGATCGGGGCGGTTTTCGTCATCGCTCATCAAGATGTGCCGCGCGACGCCGCCATGCTCGTGGCGTTCGTGTGCGGGGCGACGGGCGTTGGCGGGTTGGTCGCGGGGTCGCTGATTTTGGTCCGCGAGACGCGACTGACCCTGGCTTACTTGAGAGAAGAAACGGACCTGCTGGCCAAGGACATATACATCCCGCAGCCCGAAGAGGATAGGAAATAA
- a CDS encoding DUF1559 domain-containing protein, translating into MKRFLRSSPLGRRILAVSGFTLIELLVVIAIIAILIGLLLPAVQKVREAAARSTSSNNLKQMALATHGMNDTYGRLPSSVCFFPQTTNSAPNPAPNPNTLAGTRGTLFFFLLPFIEQTNAQTSMVNNHTDSWWCFNGIKTFTNPGDPTSTWPAPMDSSNPRFEAGYAPNEWVFNPQLGIANTTQINQTAPTASIPRTFNDGTSVTIMFAEKYAYCGPLNNGSAFFWGETGGGCSRPGAPSGVGSIPGFYTLTTTPQSKPTPANCNSCMLNSAWSGGIQVALGDGSTRLVSTSISAATWQNAITPADGNVLGSDW; encoded by the coding sequence GTGAAACGGTTCCTTCGATCCTCCCCACTCGGCCGCCGAATCCTGGCCGTCAGTGGTTTCACGCTGATCGAATTGTTGGTGGTGATTGCGATTATCGCGATCCTCATCGGGCTGCTTCTGCCCGCGGTTCAGAAAGTCCGCGAAGCCGCCGCCCGGTCGACGTCGTCCAACAACCTGAAACAAATGGCGCTCGCGACGCACGGGATGAACGACACGTACGGACGGCTGCCCTCCTCGGTCTGTTTCTTCCCGCAGACCACCAACTCCGCCCCCAACCCCGCCCCCAACCCCAACACCCTCGCTGGTACGCGCGGCACTCTATTCTTTTTCCTTCTGCCGTTCATTGAACAGACCAACGCACAGACCAGTATGGTCAACAACCACACGGACTCGTGGTGGTGCTTCAACGGGATTAAAACCTTCACCAACCCTGGCGACCCCACGAGTACTTGGCCGGCGCCGATGGACTCCAGCAACCCGCGGTTCGAGGCCGGATACGCCCCGAACGAATGGGTGTTTAACCCACAACTCGGCATCGCCAACACCACTCAAATAAACCAGACCGCCCCCACCGCAAGCATTCCGCGGACCTTCAACGACGGAACGTCCGTGACGATCATGTTCGCCGAGAAGTACGCGTACTGTGGCCCGCTTAACAACGGCTCCGCGTTCTTCTGGGGCGAAACGGGCGGCGGCTGCAGTCGACCCGGTGCGCCGAGCGGGGTCGGCTCGATTCCCGGCTTCTATACCCTGACCACCACGCCCCAAAGCAAACCGACCCCCGCGAACTGTAACTCTTGTATGCTGAATTCCGCATGGTCCGGCGGCATTCAGGTCGCGCTCGGAGACGGCTCGACGCGGTTGGTGTCCACCAGCATCAGTGCGGCGACGTGGCAGAACGCGATTACGCCCGCCGACGGCAACGTACTCGGTAGCGACTGGTAA